A DNA window from Thiobacillus denitrificans ATCC 25259 contains the following coding sequences:
- the queA gene encoding tRNA preQ1(34) S-adenosylmethionine ribosyltransferase-isomerase QueA, translating to MRVADFDFELPPDLIAQFPPDVRGASRLLHVTAAGALHDRMFRELPTLLGADDLLVMNDTRVIKARLFGEKDSGGRVELLVERVTGEFEALAFIRASHAPKPGARIRLADDVALDVLDKQHDLTRLHFPAPVLDVLDRCGRLPLPPYIEHAPTEEDEARYQTVYANEPGAVAAPTAGLHFDAAMLGTLQTQGVRTARVTLHVGAGTFQPVRVAEVADHVMHSERYTVPAATVAAIAETRARGGRVVAVGTTSLRALEAASASGSVEAGVGETAIFITPGYRFRTVDALVTNFHLPRSTLLMLVSAFSGIETIRRAYAHAIAERYRFFSYGDAMFLEKASLETPA from the coding sequence ATGCGTGTCGCCGATTTCGACTTCGAACTTCCCCCGGATCTCATTGCGCAGTTCCCGCCCGACGTCCGCGGCGCAAGCCGGCTGCTGCACGTCACGGCGGCGGGGGCGCTTCACGATCGCATGTTTCGCGAGCTGCCAACGCTGCTCGGCGCCGACGATCTGCTCGTCATGAACGACACGCGCGTGATCAAGGCGCGGCTTTTCGGCGAGAAGGATTCGGGCGGCAGGGTCGAACTTCTGGTCGAGCGCGTGACCGGCGAATTCGAGGCGCTGGCGTTCATCCGCGCCAGCCACGCACCCAAACCGGGCGCGCGCATCCGCCTCGCCGACGATGTCGCGCTCGACGTCCTCGACAAGCAGCACGACCTGACGCGCCTGCATTTTCCTGCGCCGGTGCTCGACGTGCTCGACCGCTGCGGCCGGCTGCCGCTGCCGCCCTATATCGAACACGCGCCGACCGAGGAAGACGAAGCGCGTTACCAAACCGTGTACGCGAACGAACCCGGCGCGGTGGCGGCGCCGACGGCGGGGCTTCATTTCGACGCGGCGATGCTCGGGACACTGCAGACGCAGGGCGTGCGGACGGCACGGGTGACGCTGCACGTCGGCGCCGGCACCTTCCAGCCGGTGCGGGTCGCCGAGGTTGCCGACCACGTGATGCACAGCGAGCGCTACACGGTCCCCGCCGCCACGGTCGCGGCGATCGCCGAGACGCGGGCGCGCGGCGGGCGGGTCGTCGCGGTCGGGACGACGAGCCTGCGCGCACTCGAGGCGGCTTCCGCGTCAGGCTCGGTCGAGGCCGGCGTCGGCGAGACCGCGATCTTCATCACGCCGGGCTACCGCTTCCGCACGGTCGACGCGCTCGTCACCAATTTCCACCTGCCGCGCTCGACCCTGCTGATGCTGGTCTCGGCGTTCAGCGGCATCGAGACGATCCGCCGCGCCTACGCGCACGCGATCGCCGAGCGCTATCGCTTCTTCAGTTACGGCGACGCGATGTTCCTCGAAAAAGCCAGTCTGGAAACGCCCGCATGA
- the tgt gene encoding tRNA guanosine(34) transglycosylase Tgt has product MKFDLLRTDGGARRGQLHLAHGVVQTPVFMPVGTYGTVKAMSPTEIADIGFEMLLSNTFHLWLRPGLEVIEAHGGLHRFMGWDKPILTDSGGFQVFSLGKLRKITEEGVKFASPTNGDKLFLTPETSMQIQRTLNSDIVMIFDECTPYPATERQAADSMRMSLRWAARSKAAHAGNPNALYGIVQGGMYEALRDESARELIGMDFDGYAIGGLSVGEPKDDMTRILAHTAPQLPADKPRYLMGVGTPSDLVAAVAAGIDQFDCVLPTRNARHGILFTRRGEIRIRNARWKLDTAPIDEECDCYACRHFTRAYVHHLIRAGEILGARLTTLHNLHYYHRLMAEVRAAIDAQRFSEFVARFHATQALGW; this is encoded by the coding sequence ATGAAATTCGACCTCCTCCGCACCGACGGCGGCGCACGGCGCGGCCAACTCCATCTCGCGCACGGGGTCGTGCAGACGCCGGTGTTCATGCCGGTCGGCACCTACGGCACGGTGAAGGCGATGTCGCCGACGGAAATCGCCGACATCGGCTTCGAGATGCTGCTGTCCAACACCTTCCACCTGTGGCTGCGGCCGGGGCTCGAGGTGATCGAGGCACACGGCGGGCTGCACCGCTTCATGGGCTGGGACAAGCCGATCCTCACCGACTCGGGGGGCTTTCAGGTGTTCAGCCTCGGCAAGCTCAGAAAGATCACCGAGGAGGGCGTGAAATTCGCCTCGCCGACCAACGGCGACAAGCTCTTTCTGACGCCCGAAACCTCGATGCAGATCCAGCGCACGCTCAATTCCGACATCGTCATGATCTTCGACGAGTGCACGCCCTACCCCGCGACGGAACGGCAGGCGGCCGATTCGATGCGGATGAGCCTGAGATGGGCGGCGCGCTCGAAGGCGGCGCACGCGGGCAATCCGAACGCGCTGTACGGGATCGTCCAGGGCGGCATGTACGAAGCCCTGCGCGACGAGTCGGCGCGCGAACTGATCGGCATGGACTTCGACGGCTATGCGATCGGCGGCCTCTCGGTCGGCGAGCCGAAGGACGACATGACGCGCATTCTCGCGCACACCGCGCCGCAGCTTCCCGCCGACAAGCCGCGCTACCTGATGGGCGTGGGGACGCCGTCCGATCTCGTTGCGGCGGTGGCGGCCGGCATCGACCAGTTCGACTGCGTGCTGCCGACGCGCAACGCGCGCCACGGCATCCTGTTCACGCGCCGCGGCGAAATCCGCATTCGCAATGCACGCTGGAAGCTCGACACCGCGCCGATCGACGAAGAATGCGACTGCTACGCCTGCCGCCATTTCACGCGCGCCTACGTGCACCATCTGATTCGCGCCGGCGAGATCCTCGGCGCACGGCTCACCACCTTGCACAACCTGCATTACTACCACCGGCTGATGGCCGAGGTGCGCGCGGCAATCGACGCACAGCGCTTTTCGGAATTCGTCGCCCGCTTCCACGCGACGCAGGCGCTCGGATGGTGA